One window from the genome of Lolium rigidum isolate FL_2022 unplaced genomic scaffold, APGP_CSIRO_Lrig_0.1 contig_42955_1, whole genome shotgun sequence encodes:
- the LOC124681455 gene encoding NAD-dependent malic enzyme 59 kDa isoform, mitochondrial-like (The sequence of the model RefSeq protein was modified relative to this genomic sequence to represent the inferred CDS: added 51 bases not found in genome assembly), with translation MLRHAAARRSAQIRRLLSTSAPAAGAGSALRGPCIVHKRGTDILHDPWYNKDTAFPLTERDRLGLRGLLPPRVMSFEQQYERFINSYHSLEHNTKGEPESVVSLAKWRILNRLHDRNETLYYRVLIDNIKDFAPIIYTPTVGLVCENYSGLFRRPRGMYFSAKDKGEMMSMIYNWPAETVDMIVVTDGSRILGLGDLGVQGIGIPIGKLDVYVAAAGINPQKVLPIMLDVGTNNQKLLDDKLYLGLRQPRLEGEEYLAVVDEFMEAVHARWPKAIVQFEDFQMKWAFETLQRYRNRFCMFNDDVQGTAGVALAGLLGAVRAQGRPLTDFTKQKIVVVGAGSAGLGVLNMAKHAMLRMPGIHKVGELGEGHNQFWVLDKDGLITKGRKDLDPAVARFARGFGPEEVEDLHEGASLVEVVKKVKPHVLLGLSGVGGIFTEEVLKAMKESDSPCPAIFAMSNPTTKAECTPEDVFKHVGENAVFASGSPFSNVALSNGRKGYANQANNMYLFPGIGLGALLSGARHISDGMLHAASECLASYITDDAIRKGILFPSISSIRHITARVGAAVARAAVDEDLAEGCADVDPRELRSMSESDTVDYVARKMWYPVYSPLVNDK, from the exons TCCACGTCCGCCCCCGCCGCGGGCGCCGGCTCCGCCCTGCGCGGCCCCTGCATCGTCCACAAGCGCGGCACCGACATCCTCCACGACCCATGGTACAACAAG GACACGGCGTTCCCGCTCACGGAGCGCGACCGCCTGGGCCTCCGCGGCCTGCTCCCGCCGCGGGTCATGTCCTTCGAGCAGCAGTACGAGCGCTTCA TAAACTCGTACCACTCGCTGGAGCACAACACCAAGGGGGAGCCCGAGTCGGTGGTCTCGCTCGCCAAGTGGAGGATCCTCAACAGGCTGCACGACCGGAACGAGACGCTCTACTACAGG GTGCTGATTGACAACATCAAGGATTTCGCGCCCATCATATACACCCCCACTGTCGGCTTGGTCTGTGAGAACTACAGCGGTCTCTTCAGGCGCCCCCGTGGGATGTACTTCAGCGCAAAGgacaagggggagatgatgtccATGATTTACAACTGGCCAGCAGAAACG GTTGACATGATAGTTGTGACCGATGGGAGTCGCATTCTAGGGCTAGGTGATCTTGGTGTTCAGGGCATAGGTATACCTATTGGTAAACTTGATGTTTATGTTGCAGCTGCTGGTATCAATCCACAGAAG GTTCTCCCAATAATGCTTGACGTGGGGACAAATAACCAAAAGCTGCTTGACGACAAGCTAT ATTTAGGATTGAGGCAACCTAGGTTGGAAGGAGAGGAATACTTAGCTGTTGTAGATGAATTCATGGAAGCTGTTCATGCACGGTGGCCTAAAGCAATTGTTcag TTTGAAGACTTCCAAATGAAATGGGCATTTGAAACTCTTCAGAGGTATCGGAACCGATTCTGCATGTTCAATGATGATGTACAG GGGACGGCAGGAGTTGCTCTAGCTGGTCTACTTGGAGCTGTTAGAGCACAGGGTCGACCCCTAACAGACTTCACTAAGCAGAAAATAGTTGTGGTGGGAGCTGGAAG TGCTGGGTTAGGTGTGCTTAACATGGCTAAGCATGCAATGTTAAGGATGCCAGGGATCCATAAAGTTGGAGAACTGGGCGAAGGACACAATCAGTTCTGGGTCCTTGACAAGGAT GGTCTTATTACCAAAGGTAGAAAGGACCTGGATCCAGCAGTTGCTCGTTTTGCCAGAGGTTTTGGTCCTGAAGAGGTTGAAGATCTCCATGAGGGGGCTAGTCTTGTTGAAGTG GTCAAGAAAGTAAAGCCTCATGTGCTTTTAGGACTATCTGGAGTTGGTGGTATTTTTACTGAAGAG GTTCTCAAGGCTATGAAAGAATCTGATTCCCCCTGCCCTGCAATATTTGCAATGTCAAACCCAACTACAAAAG CCGAGTGTACACCTGAAGATGTATTCAAGCATGTTGGAGAAAATGCAGTATTTGCTAGCGGAAGCCCTTTCAGTAACGTTGCTTTAA GCAATGGTAGAAAAGGGTATGCTAATCAAGCAAACAACATGTATCTGTTTCCTGG GATTGGTTTAGGAGCCCTTCTTTCAGGTGCTCGGCATATTTCGGATGGCATGCTCCATGCTGCATCTGAGTG CCTTGCTTCATACATCACTGATGATGCAATTCGAAAAGGAATCCTCTTTCCTTCAATATCAAG TATCAGGCACATCACCGCACGTGTCGGCGCTGCAGTCGCCCGTGCCGCTGTTGATGAAGATCTGGCCGAAGGATGTGCTGATGTGGATCCTAGAGAGCTCAGGAGCATGTCAGAG TCGGACACAGTGGACTACGTGGCTCGGAAGATGTGGTACCCTGTTTACAGCCCCCTTGTGAATGACAAATAG